Proteins found in one Brachypodium distachyon strain Bd21 chromosome 5, Brachypodium_distachyon_v3.0, whole genome shotgun sequence genomic segment:
- the LOC112269359 gene encoding replication protein A 32 kDa subunit B-like isoform X2 translates to MGSLSRGTNNSQTSQPARYSHGPPRRQVPNRDERMLPVTARQLMEAAMLTHTSHPPEISGVRPTTLVGMMWNLITDPAKATFLLNDCTGAVKCTYWMTGLQMDYDISTIGEGDYVEIFGWPEVNDSVRHLTVFSCRNVTNYNLITQHFLYCIYTHLDLRRPPPAPTPQLIKEVYNIIRDYTDQGDPGLSFRFIRNRVVGHAESVVSAGYYRSLERIDISLLSAHDGECYAIIRLSGSWKGLQRSERAVCNVMSY, encoded by the exons ATGGGTAGTTTATCTAGAGGGACAAACAATAGCCAGACGAGCCAGCCGGCCAGATATTCGCATGGACCACCAAGA CGCCAAGTACCCAACAGGGACGAGAGGATGCTCCCAGTGACTGCGAGGCAGCTCATGGAAGCTGCGATGCTAACACATACATCGCACCCTCCCGAGATATCAGGTGTCAGACCAACCACG TTGGTAGGAATGATGTGGAACCTTATTACGGATCCAGCGAAGGCCACGTTTCTGTTGAATGACTGCACAGGCGCAGTTAAATGCACATACTG GATGACCGGTCTCCAGATGGATTACGACATCAGTACCATTGG TGAAGGAGACTATGTCGAGATTTTTGGTTGGCCGGAAGTGAATGATTCGGTTCGTCACCTTACGGTATTCAGTTGCAG gAATGTCACAAACTACAATCTTATAACACAACACTTCTTGTACTGCATATACACACATCTCGACCTACGGAGG CCCCCGCCAGCGCCGACACCACAGCTCATCAAGGAGGTGTACAACATCATACGCGACTACACGGACCAGGG CGACCCTGGACTAAGTTTTAGGTTCATCAGGAACAGAGTAGTTGGCCATGCGGAATCTGTCGTGAG CGCAGGGTACTACAGGTCATTGGAGAGGATAGATATATCCTTGCTTTCCGCACATGACGGGGAATGCTACGCAATAATACGTTTGTCCGGAAGCTGGAAAGGATTACAGCGATCTGAGCGAGCCGTGTGCAATGTAATGTCATACTAG
- the LOC112269359 gene encoding replication protein A 32 kDa subunit B-like isoform X1 yields the protein MGSLSRGTNNSQTSQPARYSHGPPRRQVPNRDERMLPVTARQLMEAAMLTHTSHPPEISVVHSARQLVGMMWNLITDPAKATFLLNDCTGAVKCTYWMTGLQMDYDISTIGEGDYVEIFGWPEVNDSVRHLTVFSCRNVTNYNLITQHFLYCIYTHLDLRRPPPAPTPQLIKEVYNIIRDYTDQGDPGLSFRFIRNRVVGHAESVVSAGYYRSLERIDISLLSAHDGECYAIIRLSGSWKGLQRSERAVCNVMSY from the exons ATGGGTAGTTTATCTAGAGGGACAAACAATAGCCAGACGAGCCAGCCGGCCAGATATTCGCATGGACCACCAAGA CGCCAAGTACCCAACAGGGACGAGAGGATGCTCCCAGTGACTGCGAGGCAGCTCATGGAAGCTGCGATGCTAACACATACATCGCACCCTCCCGAGATATCAG ttgtacaTTCTGCAAGGCAGTTGGTAGGAATGATGTGGAACCTTATTACGGATCCAGCGAAGGCCACGTTTCTGTTGAATGACTGCACAGGCGCAGTTAAATGCACATACTG GATGACCGGTCTCCAGATGGATTACGACATCAGTACCATTGG TGAAGGAGACTATGTCGAGATTTTTGGTTGGCCGGAAGTGAATGATTCGGTTCGTCACCTTACGGTATTCAGTTGCAG gAATGTCACAAACTACAATCTTATAACACAACACTTCTTGTACTGCATATACACACATCTCGACCTACGGAGG CCCCCGCCAGCGCCGACACCACAGCTCATCAAGGAGGTGTACAACATCATACGCGACTACACGGACCAGGG CGACCCTGGACTAAGTTTTAGGTTCATCAGGAACAGAGTAGTTGGCCATGCGGAATCTGTCGTGAG CGCAGGGTACTACAGGTCATTGGAGAGGATAGATATATCCTTGCTTTCCGCACATGACGGGGAATGCTACGCAATAATACGTTTGTCCGGAAGCTGGAAAGGATTACAGCGATCTGAGCGAGCCGTGTGCAATGTAATGTCATACTAG
- the LOC112269359 gene encoding replication protein A 32 kDa subunit B-like isoform X3, with translation MGSLSRGTNNSQTSQPARYSHGPPRRQVPNRDERMLPVTARQLMEAAMLTHTSHPPEISVVHSARQLVGMMWNLITDPAKATFLLNDCTGAVKCTYWMTGLQMDYDISTIGEGDYVEIFGWPEVNDSVRHLTVFSCRNVTNYNLITQHFLYCIYTHLDLRRPPPAPTPQLIKEVYNIIRDYTDQGDPGLSFRFIRNRVVGHAESVVRVLQVIGEDRYILAFRT, from the exons ATGGGTAGTTTATCTAGAGGGACAAACAATAGCCAGACGAGCCAGCCGGCCAGATATTCGCATGGACCACCAAGA CGCCAAGTACCCAACAGGGACGAGAGGATGCTCCCAGTGACTGCGAGGCAGCTCATGGAAGCTGCGATGCTAACACATACATCGCACCCTCCCGAGATATCAG ttgtacaTTCTGCAAGGCAGTTGGTAGGAATGATGTGGAACCTTATTACGGATCCAGCGAAGGCCACGTTTCTGTTGAATGACTGCACAGGCGCAGTTAAATGCACATACTG GATGACCGGTCTCCAGATGGATTACGACATCAGTACCATTGG TGAAGGAGACTATGTCGAGATTTTTGGTTGGCCGGAAGTGAATGATTCGGTTCGTCACCTTACGGTATTCAGTTGCAG gAATGTCACAAACTACAATCTTATAACACAACACTTCTTGTACTGCATATACACACATCTCGACCTACGGAGG CCCCCGCCAGCGCCGACACCACAGCTCATCAAGGAGGTGTACAACATCATACGCGACTACACGGACCAGGG CGACCCTGGACTAAGTTTTAGGTTCATCAGGAACAGAGTAGTTGGCCATGCGGAATCTGTCGTGAG GGTACTACAGGTCATTGGAGAGGATAGATATATCCTTGCTTTCCGCACATGA